DNA sequence from the Streptomyces canus genome:
GGAGATAGCCGGCCGCCGCGACCAGGAACCAGAACCAGCCGCCGTGGCCTTCGGACAGTCCCGCGGCGACGGAGTACAGCGCGAGCAGCGGCAGGCCCGCAGGGGCCGCGCTGCGGAAGGTCACCGCGAGGATGTCCACCACGAGTCCGATGACCAGGACACCGCCGAAGACCATCAGCTTGATGCCCTGGGACGCCAGCGGCGCCGGGATCGCGTAGCGCGAGATGTCGTCGCCGCCCTGCTGGAGCAGGTCCCCGAAGTGCACGAAGGCGCCCGGGCCGGGGATCAGCCCGAAGAGGGCCTGGTCCCGGGCGAAGATCAGGGTCAGCATGACCAGCGTGACGAGGGTCTGCGCCGCCACCGTCAGAGGACGGGCCAGCGGGATCCGCCGGGTCACCGCGCCCACGACCGTCTGCACTCCGAGCAGGAAGGCGGCCTGCACGATCCAGGTGACCGGCTCGACCAGCGGGAGCAGGGCGCACGCGGCCATGAGCGTGGCCGCCCACGCGCACAGCGCCACTCGTGCCCGCCCGCTCATCACGGTCCCTCCCCGGCGCCGGCCACGCCGACGCCCGTGCGCTCGCGGTCCGCGAGGCGCCACAGCTCCTCCAGCGAGGCGCCCCGCGGCACACCCAGTGCCGTCCAGCCCGCCTCGCGCAGCATCCGCAGCCGCTCCTGGCGCTCCTGCACCGCCCCGGGCACGTCGGTCGGTTCCCGCACCCAGCTCTCGCTGTCCAGCACGAAGGCGAGCGCGCCCCCGCTGCGCTGCCGCATCTTGGCGACCACCGTGGCCTGCTCCTCGTCGAGGTCGCCGAAGAAGGCCACCAGCAGTCCTTCGTTCCCCCTGCGCAGCACGTCGTACGCGCGCGACAGGCCGGTGTCGTCGGAGTGGTCGATCACCGCGAGCGTGTCCATCATCAGCCCGGCCGCGTCCGCCGTCCCCTGGCTGGCGCCCGCGAAGCCGTCGGCGCCCTCGCCGGGCACGGAGTTGCCGGTGTCCGTCAACAGCCTTACGGAGAAGCCCCGTTCGAGCATGTGGACCAGGACGGAGGCGGCGCCCGAGACGGCCCACTCGAAGGCCGAGTCCGGGCCCGCGCCCGCGTAGGCGAGGCCTCGAGTGTCCAGGAGCACCGTGCAGCGGGCGCGCTGGGGCTGTTCCTCGCGGCGGACCATCAGCTCGCCGTATCGGGCGGTGGAACGCCAGTGCACCCGGCGCAGGTCGTCGCCGTAGCGGTAGCCGCGCGGGATGGCGTCGTCCTCGCCGGCCAGGGCGAGCGAGCGCTGCCGTCCGTCGCCGTACCCCTTCGCCTCGCCGTTCAGCCGTACCGGCGGCAGCGCCTCCACGCGCGGGATGACGGTCAGGGTGTCGTACGTCGAGAAGGAGCGGGTCAGTTC
Encoded proteins:
- a CDS encoding DUF58 domain-containing protein: MSTGVPSADGPEADRGDKGGVRTALAGLTTRGRSFFAAGIAAAVCAYVLGQSDLLRVGLMLAVLPLVCTTVLYRTRYRVAGSRRLSPARVPAGSEARVHLRMDNVSRLPTGLLMLQDRVPYVLGPRPRFVLDRVEPGGRREVSYRVRSDLRGRYPLGPLQLRLTDPFGMCELTRSFSTYDTLTVIPRVEALPPVRLNGEAKGYGDGRQRSLALAGEDDAIPRGYRYGDDLRRVHWRSTARYGELMVRREEQPQRARCTVLLDTRGLAYAGAGPDSAFEWAVSGAASVLVHMLERGFSVRLLTDTGNSVPGEGADGFAGASQGTADAAGLMMDTLAVIDHSDDTGLSRAYDVLRRGNEGLLVAFFGDLDEEQATVVAKMRQRSGGALAFVLDSESWVREPTDVPGAVQERQERLRMLREAGWTALGVPRGASLEELWRLADRERTGVGVAGAGEGP